A stretch of Lysinibacillus agricola DNA encodes these proteins:
- a CDS encoding ABC transporter ATP-binding protein: MSYIVIEGLHKKYGLTTVLSNIDMKIEKGEFITLLGPSGCGKSTILRIVAGLTDASAGKIIIEGKDMMGVQPKDRQVGMVFQSYALFPNMTVKENVAFGLRMQKVNPAEVDQRVQEMLALVHLSEKVNAYPKELSGGQQQRVALARALIVRPKVLLLDEPLSALDAQIRKKLQADLRAIQKKLGITMILVTHDQEEAMAVSDRIFVMNNGMIAQSGTPTAIYTSPENEFIANFIGHYNVFTRRALEKMIGETLPKEYSKFAIRPEAIHLDQRQGDVCITGEAKQSLMSGNVIRTTLEGEGLFTMEQLHQRGHSFELGKKYKCYVAKEDVIALS, translated from the coding sequence ATGAGTTATATTGTGATTGAAGGACTTCATAAAAAATATGGATTAACGACGGTTTTATCAAATATAGATATGAAGATTGAAAAAGGTGAATTTATAACTCTTCTAGGTCCGAGTGGCTGTGGTAAGAGTACCATTTTACGTATTGTAGCAGGCTTAACAGATGCATCTGCAGGAAAAATTATCATTGAAGGTAAGGATATGATGGGTGTTCAACCTAAGGATCGTCAAGTTGGCATGGTGTTTCAATCATATGCACTATTCCCAAATATGACGGTGAAAGAAAATGTAGCCTTTGGTTTACGCATGCAAAAAGTAAATCCTGCTGAAGTTGACCAACGTGTTCAAGAAATGCTTGCGCTTGTCCATTTATCTGAAAAAGTAAACGCATATCCGAAAGAATTGTCTGGTGGCCAGCAGCAGCGTGTTGCCCTTGCTCGTGCTTTAATTGTACGGCCAAAGGTGTTGCTGTTAGATGAGCCGCTTAGTGCGCTAGATGCCCAAATTCGTAAGAAACTACAAGCAGACTTACGAGCCATCCAAAAAAAGCTAGGTATAACGATGATTTTAGTAACACATGACCAAGAGGAAGCGATGGCCGTTTCTGACAGAATATTTGTCATGAATAATGGGATGATTGCACAAAGTGGAACACCTACTGCGATTTATACAAGTCCTGAAAATGAATTCATTGCTAATTTTATCGGTCATTACAATGTCTTTACGCGCCGAGCTCTAGAGAAAATGATTGGCGAGACATTGCCAAAAGAATACTCAAAGTTCGCGATTCGACCAGAAGCTATTCATCTCGATCAGAGACAGGGGGATGTTTGTATTACTGGAGAGGCGAAGCAGTCACTAATGAGCGGTAATGTTATTCGAACAACGTTAGAGGGAGAAGGTCTCTTTACGATGGAGCAGCTACACCAACGAGGGCATTCGTTTGAGCTGGGTAAGAAATATAAGTGTTATGTAGCGAAAGAAGATGTGATTGCATTATCATGA
- a CDS encoding histidinol phosphate phosphatase domain-containing protein: MIDYHVHLEEGPYSFRWLERTSQAIRFFNEDEVTAKGSKAFVELQMQQLSKRLQSGCYSEEWLDLYLQQAKQLGLREVGIVDHLYRFKETRAYFERYMQLDDNEVGKVQRYWLDRVMTESIDDFVSAINRAKEKWSRHGISLKLGIEADYFVGGEEELTSLLEGYPWDYVIGSVHFVDGWGFDNPQTQYIFEDMDNATLQQNYARFFATVEKMILSNMFDFVAHLDNFKVFDYQVKNTAFLDSWYERIAKALVATQTATEINAGLYYRYPVKEMCPGPRFLQILIDHSVAFTVSSDAHFPDDLGKHTFANTDLLKSYGLQSIVGFDQRKKQYIEL; the protein is encoded by the coding sequence ATGATTGATTATCATGTACATTTAGAGGAGGGCCCATATTCATTTCGTTGGCTAGAGCGTACTTCTCAGGCAATTAGATTTTTTAATGAAGATGAAGTGACAGCAAAAGGTTCTAAAGCATTTGTGGAGTTGCAAATGCAGCAGTTGTCAAAGCGGTTACAAAGTGGCTGTTATAGTGAAGAATGGTTAGACTTATATCTACAACAGGCTAAACAGCTTGGTTTGCGCGAGGTTGGCATTGTCGACCATCTATATCGTTTTAAGGAGACGCGAGCATATTTTGAGCGTTATATGCAGTTGGATGACAATGAAGTAGGTAAAGTGCAGCGTTACTGGCTTGATCGTGTGATGACGGAAAGCATCGATGATTTTGTGTCAGCCATTAATCGAGCAAAGGAAAAGTGGAGTCGTCATGGTATTTCCTTAAAGCTTGGTATCGAGGCCGATTATTTTGTCGGTGGTGAGGAAGAATTAACTTCATTATTAGAAGGATATCCATGGGATTATGTCATCGGATCCGTCCATTTTGTGGATGGCTGGGGCTTTGATAACCCTCAAACACAGTACATATTTGAGGACATGGACAATGCTACTTTACAACAAAACTATGCACGATTTTTTGCTACAGTTGAAAAAATGATCCTCTCCAATATGTTTGATTTTGTGGCACATTTGGACAACTTTAAAGTATTTGACTATCAAGTGAAGAATACGGCTTTTCTTGACTCTTGGTATGAAAGAATTGCAAAAGCACTTGTGGCAACACAAACTGCCACTGAAATAAATGCTGGCTTATACTATCGCTATCCAGTAAAGGAAATGTGCCCCGGACCTCGTTTCTTACAAATATTAATTGATCATAGTGTAGCCTTTACAGTTTCCTCAGATGCGCATTTCCCAGACGATTTAGGCAAACACACCTTTGCCAATACAGATTTACTAAAAAGCTATGGCCTTCAATCAATTGTTGGGTTTGATCAACGCAAAAAACAATATATAGAATTATAA
- a CDS encoding ABC transporter permease, with protein MKKRGFADLFFLLLVVYLVLPVIATMLYAFASNWNKTILPEGLTFKWLATLFQDAEFIQAFGRSVLLSSGAVMIALLVIVPAIFVIVLYFPKYEKWIQMAVVMVYSFPGIILAVGLIRVYSKFGVPMILVVLGAYVVGILPYIYQGTRNSLRNVDARQLLDAAQLLGASKLQAFTKILLPTVYPGLFAGALLSFSVLFGEFVLINLVVGSRFETVQIYLMKKLSTSGHIASAVVFIYIVLMGLLTFVIARLTKQSKGATNL; from the coding sequence GTGAAAAAAAGAGGCTTTGCTGATTTATTTTTCCTCCTGTTAGTGGTGTATTTAGTGTTGCCAGTTATTGCAACAATGCTTTATGCCTTTGCATCGAATTGGAATAAGACCATTTTGCCAGAAGGATTAACATTTAAATGGCTTGCTACATTATTTCAGGATGCAGAATTTATTCAGGCTTTTGGACGTTCTGTTTTATTGTCGAGTGGGGCTGTAATGATCGCATTGCTCGTTATCGTACCGGCCATTTTCGTAATCGTGTTGTATTTTCCAAAATATGAAAAATGGATTCAGATGGCAGTTGTTATGGTGTATTCATTTCCAGGAATTATTTTAGCAGTCGGGCTCATTCGTGTTTATAGCAAATTTGGTGTGCCGATGATTTTAGTCGTTTTAGGGGCCTATGTCGTCGGTATCCTACCATACATTTACCAAGGGACACGCAATAGTTTGCGGAATGTAGATGCACGACAGTTATTAGATGCAGCACAATTACTTGGAGCATCTAAATTGCAGGCATTTACAAAAATATTGTTACCTACTGTTTATCCAGGCTTATTTGCAGGTGCGTTATTATCGTTTTCCGTGCTTTTTGGAGAGTTTGTACTGATTAATCTTGTAGTCGGTTCTCGCTTTGAAACGGTGCAAATTTATTTAATGAAAAAGCTTAGTACAAGTGGACATATTGCCAGTGCAGTTGTCTTCATTTACATCGTTCTTATGGGCTTATTAACGTTCGTTATTGCAAGATTAACGAAACAATCGAAAGGTGCTACAAATCTATGA
- a CDS encoding DeoR/GlpR family DNA-binding transcription regulator, which translates to MTYSKIERFEFILNQLEVDGKIVVAHIAEELQVAPETIRRDFDELEQQHLLTRVHGGAVKYTHVRNEPVFLRKLQMQKDAKRNIARLAARRICDGDTIAVDTGTTTVHIADFLLAVDDITVVTNSIAAAVQFNLAIEERRMTGKVILLGGTTNPKQSSVAGAMTLEVLNNMNFDKAFISCGGISECIVYDYDLDESLISKKMLDHSKMNFLLADASKINGKSFYQICHIEECSEILCDIACPSEWQAYEEKWTVCNGGKSG; encoded by the coding sequence ATGACCTATTCAAAAATTGAACGTTTCGAATTTATTTTAAATCAGTTAGAGGTTGATGGGAAAATTGTTGTTGCCCATATTGCGGAAGAGTTACAAGTGGCACCAGAAACGATTCGTAGAGATTTTGATGAGCTAGAACAACAGCATTTATTAACGAGAGTACACGGAGGTGCTGTAAAGTATACGCACGTTAGAAATGAACCCGTGTTTTTGCGTAAGCTTCAAATGCAAAAAGACGCGAAACGCAATATAGCTCGTTTAGCAGCAAGACGTATATGTGATGGGGATACAATTGCCGTTGATACAGGTACAACGACCGTACACATTGCAGATTTTTTACTGGCAGTTGATGATATAACTGTCGTAACCAATTCCATCGCTGCAGCTGTACAATTTAATTTGGCTATTGAAGAGCGGAGAATGACGGGGAAGGTCATTTTACTTGGAGGAACAACAAATCCAAAGCAATCTTCAGTAGCAGGAGCTATGACATTAGAAGTGTTAAATAATATGAATTTTGATAAAGCATTTATATCATGCGGCGGTATTAGCGAATGTATCGTTTACGATTACGATTTGGATGAATCGTTAATTTCTAAAAAAATGCTTGACCATAGTAAAATGAACTTTTTACTAGCGGATGCATCTAAAATAAATGGGAAGTCCTTTTATCAAATTTGTCACATAGAGGAGTGCTCAGAAATTCTTTGTGATATAGCTTGTCCATCGGAGTGGCAAGCATATGAGGAAAAGTGGACGGTATGTAATGGAGGGAAAAGCGGATGA